The following coding sequences are from one Prochlorococcus sp. MIT 1314 window:
- the petD gene encoding cytochrome b6-f complex subunit IV: MSTLKKPDLSDPKLRAKLAKGMGHNYYGEPAWPNDLLYIFPVVILGTIACVVGLAVLDPAMLGDKANPFATPLEILPEWYLYPVFQILRVVPNKLLGIALQTLIPLGLIILPFIENVNKFSNPFRRPIAMSAFLFGTFLTIYLGIGACLPIDKSLTLGLF, encoded by the coding sequence ATGTCTACGTTAAAAAAACCAGATCTATCTGATCCAAAATTAAGAGCAAAATTAGCAAAAGGTATGGGCCATAATTATTATGGGGAGCCCGCTTGGCCAAATGATTTATTATATATATTCCCAGTAGTTATTTTAGGTACTATTGCTTGTGTAGTTGGACTAGCAGTTCTTGATCCTGCAATGTTAGGAGATAAAGCAAATCCATTCGCTACTCCCCTAGAAATACTTCCTGAATGGTACCTCTATCCAGTTTTTCAAATACTTAGGGTAGTTCCTAATAAACTTTTGGGGATTGCACTTCAAACATTAATTCCACTTGGATTAATCATTTTACCCTTCATCGAAAACGTTAATAAATTCTCTAATCCCTTTAGAAGACCAATAGCAATGTCTGCGTTCTTGTTTGGAACATTCCTAACAATATATCTTGGTATTGGTGCATGCTTACCAATAGATAAATCACTAACTTTAGGCTTATTTTAG
- a CDS encoding glycoside hydrolase 100 family protein — protein sequence MAERFSQKNLRVRPSSDEEKIVTNAKKHFEKTLVEISGELIGSVAALEHPTKNKKLNYGEIFLRDNVPVMIYLITQKRYEIVKKFLSVCLELQSTNYQTRGVFPTSFVEENGKLIGDYGQRSIGRITSADASLWWPILCWYYVNKSGDYAFGKSQSVQRGIQLLLDLVLHPTFEGTPVLFVPDCAFMIDRPMDVWGAPLEVEVLLHGCLKSCINLMELSRADHVSRLLDQRLILTNQWVKDLGSFLLKHYWVTSQTMQILRRRPTEQYGDDQHFNEFNVQPQVVPSWLQDWLENRGGYLIGNIRTGRPDFRFYSLGNSLACMFGVLPPAEQRALFRLVLHNREHLMAQMPMRICHPHMDVEEWQNKTGSDPKNWPWSYHNGGHWPSLLWFFGAAVLLHQKNYTSDDVILMEEMKSLIEESYWCQLNQLPKQEWAEYFDGPTGTWVGQQSRTYQTWTIVGFLLMNHFLRNENNDLDMFKI from the coding sequence ATGGCAGAAAGATTTAGTCAAAAAAATTTAAGAGTAAGACCAAGTTCCGATGAAGAGAAAATTGTAACAAATGCAAAAAAGCACTTTGAAAAGACTTTAGTTGAAATATCAGGAGAGCTAATAGGGAGTGTTGCTGCACTAGAACACCCAACAAAAAACAAAAAGTTAAATTATGGAGAAATATTTTTAAGAGACAACGTTCCTGTAATGATTTACCTCATTACCCAAAAACGATACGAAATTGTCAAAAAGTTCCTAAGCGTATGCCTTGAGTTACAAAGCACTAATTATCAAACACGTGGCGTATTTCCTACTAGTTTCGTAGAAGAGAATGGAAAGCTAATCGGAGACTATGGTCAGAGATCAATAGGGAGGATTACTTCCGCTGATGCAAGTTTATGGTGGCCCATTTTATGTTGGTATTATGTTAACAAAAGTGGTGATTATGCCTTTGGAAAAAGTCAAAGCGTTCAAAGGGGTATTCAACTTTTACTAGATCTAGTTCTGCATCCAACATTTGAGGGAACTCCCGTGCTTTTTGTTCCAGATTGCGCGTTTATGATTGATAGGCCTATGGATGTATGGGGAGCACCTCTAGAAGTTGAAGTTTTACTTCATGGATGTTTAAAAAGTTGTATAAACCTAATGGAATTAAGTCGAGCAGATCATGTAAGCAGACTTTTAGATCAAAGACTTATACTCACGAATCAATGGGTTAAGGATTTAGGAAGTTTCCTCTTAAAACACTATTGGGTTACCAGTCAAACAATGCAAATTTTAAGAAGAAGGCCCACTGAGCAGTATGGAGATGATCAACACTTCAATGAATTTAACGTTCAACCTCAAGTAGTTCCCTCATGGCTTCAAGACTGGTTAGAGAATAGAGGTGGTTATTTAATAGGAAATATTAGAACAGGAAGACCTGACTTTAGATTTTACAGTTTAGGTAATTCTTTAGCATGTATGTTCGGAGTACTACCACCGGCAGAACAAAGAGCTTTATTTAGATTAGTTTTGCATAACAGAGAGCATTTGATGGCTCAAATGCCTATGAGAATTTGTCATCCTCATATGGATGTCGAAGAATGGCAAAATAAAACTGGATCAGATCCAAAAAATTGGCCTTGGAGTTACCACAATGGTGGCCATTGGCCAAGTTTACTTTGGTTTTTTGGCGCAGCTGTTCTTTTACATCAAAAAAATTATACTTCTGATGATGTGATTCTCATGGAGGAAATGAAATCTTTAATAGAGGAATCATATTGGTGTCAACTTAATCAATTGCCTAAGCAAGAATGGGCAGAATACTTTGATGGACCTACAGGTACTTGGGTTGGCCAACAATCAAGAACTTACCAAACCTGGACAATTGTTGGTTTTTTATTAATGAATCATTTTCTAAGAAATGAAAATAACGATCTAGATATGTTTAAGATTTAA